The Bacillus sp. F19 DNA segment TACGTTTAAAGATGGAAAAATTATTGAGGCTTCTGCAAATGATACAGAACGCATCAACAGCATTTTCGATACCGATGAAGGAGCAAGATATATTGGCGAATTTGCAATTGGCGTGAATCCTTACATTCAGCATCCAATGCAGGATATTCTTTTTGATGAAAAAATCGACGGCAGTTTCCATTTCACTCCTGGACAATGCTATGACGATGCATTTAATGATAACCATTCTAACATTCATTGGGATATGGTAAACATTCAGCGCCCTGAATATGGAGGCGGAGAAATGTATTTTGACGGCGTCCTAGTCCGTAAAGACGGCCGTTTTGTAATTGAGGAATTAGAAGGATTAAATCCTGAAAACCTGAAATAAGCATATAAACAAAAAAACATGGGCTTTAGCCCATGTTTCAGACTGTCGACAAATCCCCCCTTTTTGGGGGATTTGTCGGCAGTTTTTTTATATAATGAAAATAGAACAATACAGAGGTGATTTGGATGTTGTCTAAAAATAATCAAATGAATCGCGATCAACTAGAAATGATTACACTTGAACAGTTGGTGCCGGAAGATCACTTAGTCCGTAAAATTGAACAAGCTCTCGATTTTTCTTTCATCTATCCATTAGTAGAGAAAGTCTATTCCGCAGATCGAGGTCGTCCAAGTATTGATCCGGTCATATTGATTAAAATGACCTTCATCCAATACCTTTTCGGTATTCGATCCATGAGAAGAACCATTGAAGAGATTGAAACCAACTTAGCCTACCGTTGGTTTTTGGGTTTTGGTTTTCATGACAAGGTGCCCCACTTCTCAACATTCGGTAAAAACTATGAACGGCGCTTTAAGGATACAGATCTGTTTGAGCAGATATTTTACCGCATCTTAAAAGAGGCGATTGATAAGAAACTGGTCAATGGAGAACAGGTATTTATTGATTCAACTCACGTAAAGGCTAGTGCTAATAAACGAAAGTATCAGAAAAAAATCGTACGAAAAGAAACGAAATCATATGAGGAAAGGCTCCAAAACGAACTCAATCTAGACCGCGAAGAAAACGGAAAAAAGCCTTTTCCCCCAGATAAATTTGAACCGGAAGAGAAAGAGATTAAAGAAAGTACGACGGATCCGGAAAGTGGCTATTACGTAAAAGATGAAAGAACAAAACAGTTCGCTTACTCATTTCACGCAGCCTCTGACGAAAAAGGATTTGTTCTGGGGACAATCGTTACGCCTGGTAACGTGCACGACAGTGCAATATTCGAGCCTCTACTTGATCAAGTAACTGAGCTTCACAAGAAACCTGCTGCTGTTGCTGCCGATGCTGCTTACAAGAACCCTGCTCTTGCTCACTATTTGAACGAAAAAGAAATTCGTCCGGTTTTTCCTTATACACGGCCAAAAACAAAAGATGGATTTTTCAAGAAAAGTGATTATGTGTATGACGAACATTTTGATTGTTACATATGCCCGCACGATCAAGTGCTTCCTTACAGAACTACTACGAAAAAAGGATACAGACAATACTCTTCCGATCCGAAGGTTTGTGAAAATTGCCCATTCCTAAGCCAATGTACGGAGAGCCAAAATCATCAGAAATTGATTGAAAGGCATCTCTGGCAAGAATACTTAGATGAAGCTGAACACCTTCGTCATACAGAAGAGAACAAAACAATTTATGCAAAACGCAAAGAAACGATAGAGCGTGTCTTTGCAGATGCAAAAGAAAAGCATGGTATGCGTTGGACAACGTTGAGAGGACTCAAAAAATTGTCCATGCAGGCGATGCTTACTTTTGCTGCCATGAACTTGAAAAAGTTGGCATCCTGGACATGGAAGCCAGCGAAAGCGGTATAAAAATAGTCAACGAATAGGCCTACAAACATCAAATTAGCCCCAGAAATGACAAAAAGCATTCGGATAGAGCTCATCCGAATGCCTTTTGTCTACAAACTGAAATATGGGCTTTAGCCCATGTTTTTTATGCAAGAGCCTTTTCGTAGGCCTGCTGGTATTTTTGAATGTCTCCTGCTCCCATGAAAACGAGAACGCCATTTTCATGCTGCTTTAAGACGGCTGTTTCTTCTTCATCAATTAATGATGCACGGTCGATTTTATTTTGAAGATCTTGAATGGACAGTTTTCCAATGTTTTCGCGGGCAGAGCCAAATATGTCGCAAAGATAGACAGTATCTGCTTTCTGCAGGCTGTCCGCAAATTCCTCTAAAAACGATTGTGTGCGTGTAAAGGTATGCGGCTGGAAGACCGCAACGATTTCACGGTCCGGATATTTCTGTCTTGCTGCGTCAATTGTTGCTGTGATTTCAGTAGGATGATGCGCATAGTCATCGATCAGAACTTGATTGCCGATTTTCTTCTCGTTAAAACGGCGCTTTACGCCTTCGAACGTTTGAAGCTGAGCCTGAATCACTTCTGCATCAATCTCTTCATAATGGCAAAGCGCAATAACAGAAAGTGCGTTCAGTACACTGTGATCGCCAAAAGTCGGAATTTTAAAAGATGCATAAAAAGTGTTTCTGACAAACACATCAAAACTTGTTCCATCAGTCGCTTTTACAACATTGCGGGCCTGGAAATCATTTTCTTCACTGAAGCCGTAATAAACGACAGGCACATTTGCCTGAATATGCTGAAGATACTCATCGTCACCGCAGGCAATAATGCCTTTTTTGACTTGCATAGCCATCTCTTGAAATGCTTTGAACACATCATCGATGCTGCTGAAGTAATCCGGATGATCGAAATCGATATTCGTCATGATCGCATAATCCGGATAATAAGACAAGAAATGTCTGCGATATTCACAAGCTTCAAAAACAAAGTATTCGCTTTGTTCCATGCCTCTTCCAGTTCCATCTCCAATTAAAAATGAAGTTGGCTTTGCTCCCTGAATGACGTGGGCAAGCAATCCTGTAGTCGAGGTTTTGCCGTGGGCACCTGTAATGCCGACACTTGTAAACTTCTCCATAAACTCGCCTAAGAACTTATGATAGCGAATCACCTTAAGCCCGAGGCTGTGTGCTTCCTCAATTTCAGGATGCGAGTCAGGAAACGCATTTCCCGCTATAATAGTTAATCCTTGTTTGATATTGTCTTTTGAAAATGGAAAAAGCGGAATACCGCGCTGTTCTAAAGCTATTTGAGTGAAAATAGTTTTTTCAATATCAGATCCCTGAACCTCATAGTTCATATCATGCAGAATCTGTGCAAGGGCGCTCATTCCAGTCCCTTTTATTCCAACGAAATGGTAAACAGTCATAAATAGAACCTCCAACAAACGTCTATCTGTTTGACATTATATGATTCTTATCTCAATTTGCAACTCCAAGTTTAATTAGAATGCATAAGATAGCGGATATGTAGTATAGCTTACGATTTAACATTATAGCAGAATGCAATATAGATAACTATAAGAAAAGCGGCTGCTCATGAATGACACATAAATCAGACATGTTAGGTTTTTTAAATAAATACATGGCGGGTCAATTTATCCTGCCCAATGCATATTATACGATATCTATGAACTTGGCAAGTGCGGAATATAATGTAAATGTTTTCCTGATCCTCTAAACATTACGGGCAGTTGCTTCTGAGTATGTCTTAAATCGAGAAGAAAAATTGGGGAAACTGCTTTAAAAGCAGTTTTCCCAATTCCTGAAGATAATACCTTCTTCAGACAAATATTTTTGTTTCGAAGAATATTTCCCCTAAACTGTGAGTTCTTCTGTTTATATGATGCTTGGATATCATCAGCTCTCCAGACCCAGTCTCCATTACATTCCGCTTTCCTGAATGGTTTCAAGGTCCTGCTCAGAAATTAGGACTTCACGGGGTTTACTTCCTCTTGCTTCTGAAATAATTCCCTGCTTTTCCATCATATCCATAAGTCTTGCTGCACGGTTATAGCCGATTCTGAATCTTCTTTGCAGACTTGATGCAGATGCCCCTCCCTGATCAACCACATATTCACACGCTTCAAGCAGCAGTTCATCTTCCTCGCTTTCTATACTGGACTTTTTCATCAATTCTTCCTGCTCAAATAAAAAGACCGGCTTCATATGTTTTTTGGCATGGTTAACGACCCGTTCAATTTCTTCATCTGATACAAAATTCCCCTGAATACGGACAGCTTTAGATGTGCCATTTTCTAAAAAGAGCATATCCCCTTTACCGAGCAATTTTTCTGCTCCGGCTGAGTCAATAATTGTCCGTGAATCAACCTGAGATGATACAGAAAAAGCAATTCTGGTCGGGATATTTGACTTAATTAATCCAGTTATGACATCAACTGAAGGCCTTTGTGTAGCAACTATTAGATGAATTCCGCACGCTCTTGCTTTTTGAGCAATGCGGCAGATCGCTTCTTCTACGTCAGCAGGAGCTGCCATCATTAAATCAGCAAGCTCATCAATGACAATGACCAAGTATGGCATATGCTCACCGCTATTATGTTTTGCCGCAAGTTCATTATAGCGGGAAATGTCCCTTGCTCCCGCATGAGCAAATAGCTCATATCTTCTTTCCATTTCTTCTACAGCCCATTTCAATGCTCCAGTAGCAGCTTTTACATCCGTAATAACCGGACTTACTAGATGAGGAACATTGTGATACGGGGCTAGCTCGACCATTTTTGGGTCAATCAGAAGCAGCTTCACTTCATGAGGGGAAGCTTTGTACAGAAGGCTCACCAGGATTGTATTAATACACACGCTTTTACCGGAACCAGTCGCTCCAGCAATTAGTCCATGCGGCATTTTTTTAAGATCTGTCACAACAGCCTGACCAGAAATATCAAGGCCCAGGGCAGCCGTCAGCGGAGATGGATTATTTCTGAACTCCGCACTTCTTAAGATTTCTCGCAAATAGACCATTTTGCTGTGTCTGTTCGGAACTTCAATGCCGATTCTGTTCTTGCCGGGTATAGGCGCTTCTATGCGGATATCTTTAGCTGATAAGCTCAGTTTGATATCATCTGTTAAATTTGTAATCTTATTTACTTTCACTCCAGGTTCAGGCTGGACTTCAAGACGTGTCACAGCAGGCCCCTGTGTAACATGAACAACTCTTGCTTTTACATTGAAGTTTTCAAGCGTCACATTCAGCAATTCTGTTTGTTCTCTAAGCCAATCCACATCATCTACATATTCCTTAGGCGGAATGTTCAAAAGCTGCAATGACGGGAAAAGATAGGATGATCCAGAATTCGAAGAGCCTTCTGACTTTTGGATTTTTTGTTTATCTCTTCCAAACATCATGACATTAAACGGAACGGTTGATCTTGTTGATCGATTTTCTATCACTTTTTCTGCAGGATTTTCATTCGATCTTTCAGTTCTGTTAATGGCTGGTTCATCTGTTACACGATTTTCCTCTTCCTTTTCATAATGATGCTTATCAGCAGTGGCCGTATGCAGCTTTAGCTCATCGTCGCTTGCAGTCAGAACGTCTGGCTCTGGAACTTCTGCATGCTCCTCGTTTGGCGTCCATTCAGTGAGCGTTTGTTTCTCTTCGTTTTCATCAATAAGGCTGAAGTCTTCTTCTGACTTTACTATAGGCGGATGTGCATATTCAGCCATAACGATTTCTGTTTCCTCAGCCGTTACCGCTACCTCTTTATTTTCATATGGCAGCGTGAGTGTATCTTCTGTTATTACATTTACATGTTCAACAGTATCACTGTTGATTTCTTCATGATCTTCATCAGATGCAAAGGAAAGAAATGGGGTTTCCTTTTCTTTATCCAGACTTTTATCTGGAATAATTGATTTTTGCAAGCTGTTTTCTGGAATGATTTCAGATACAGAATCCGCGGCTTCCGTTTTTAAAATGGCTGGATCATCTTTTTCCAGCTTTTCATGCAGGGCTGCTGCCGGAATTCTCACGTCTTGGATTTCCCTCATTCTCGCAGCTTCTCTTTTCAGGAGCTCAGCACGTTTATGTTCATTTAACTTTGACAGAACGGATTCAGTAGATTGAGCGGCTTGCTGAAAGCTTTTAAATAAACTTGAACCCGGCTCGCTGCCAGTTTGATTTGCTTCATCTCTTGGACTAATTCGATACTCTAATGGTTCTTGATTGTCTCTAGGCCTGAAGCCGTAAATAGGCGAAGGAATCTCTGTTGGATGAAAAGGCCTCTTTGAATCTGTATTTGTCTTTATTCTGGCTGCTTTTCCCGGCATATGCCCTGTGCTGCTAAGTTTTTGAGGTTTCGTTCTTTCGATCTTTGCACTTGCTGAACTTTTCCT contains these protein-coding regions:
- a CDS encoding IS1182 family transposase — its product is MLSKNNQMNRDQLEMITLEQLVPEDHLVRKIEQALDFSFIYPLVEKVYSADRGRPSIDPVILIKMTFIQYLFGIRSMRRTIEEIETNLAYRWFLGFGFHDKVPHFSTFGKNYERRFKDTDLFEQIFYRILKEAIDKKLVNGEQVFIDSTHVKASANKRKYQKKIVRKETKSYEERLQNELNLDREENGKKPFPPDKFEPEEKEIKESTTDPESGYYVKDERTKQFAYSFHAASDEKGFVLGTIVTPGNVHDSAIFEPLLDQVTELHKKPAAVAADAAYKNPALAHYLNEKEIRPVFPYTRPKTKDGFFKKSDYVYDEHFDCYICPHDQVLPYRTTTKKGYRQYSSDPKVCENCPFLSQCTESQNHQKLIERHLWQEYLDEAEHLRHTEENKTIYAKRKETIERVFADAKEKHGMRWTTLRGLKKLSMQAMLTFAAMNLKKLASWTWKPAKAV
- the murC gene encoding UDP-N-acetylmuramate--L-alanine ligase, yielding MTVYHFVGIKGTGMSALAQILHDMNYEVQGSDIEKTIFTQIALEQRGIPLFPFSKDNIKQGLTIIAGNAFPDSHPEIEEAHSLGLKVIRYHKFLGEFMEKFTSVGITGAHGKTSTTGLLAHVIQGAKPTSFLIGDGTGRGMEQSEYFVFEACEYRRHFLSYYPDYAIMTNIDFDHPDYFSSIDDVFKAFQEMAMQVKKGIIACGDDEYLQHIQANVPVVYYGFSEENDFQARNVVKATDGTSFDVFVRNTFYASFKIPTFGDHSVLNALSVIALCHYEEIDAEVIQAQLQTFEGVKRRFNEKKIGNQVLIDDYAHHPTEITATIDAARQKYPDREIVAVFQPHTFTRTQSFLEEFADSLQKADTVYLCDIFGSARENIGKLSIQDLQNKIDRASLIDEEETAVLKQHENGVLVFMGAGDIQKYQQAYEKALA
- a CDS encoding DNA translocase FtsK, with amino-acid sequence MSWFSKMINYFAGETETDKQLEQAAAEKRQIPEQQQPVHRAPVPPKTQTSNVKNVETKVAYQYPKGNFKFPMIPDNQKTRSEPRRKSSASAKIERTKPQKLSSTGHMPGKAARIKTNTDSKRPFHPTEIPSPIYGFRPRDNQEPLEYRISPRDEANQTGSEPGSSLFKSFQQAAQSTESVLSKLNEHKRAELLKREAARMREIQDVRIPAAALHEKLEKDDPAILKTEAADSVSEIIPENSLQKSIIPDKSLDKEKETPFLSFASDEDHEEINSDTVEHVNVITEDTLTLPYENKEVAVTAEETEIVMAEYAHPPIVKSEEDFSLIDENEEKQTLTEWTPNEEHAEVPEPDVLTASDDELKLHTATADKHHYEKEEENRVTDEPAINRTERSNENPAEKVIENRSTRSTVPFNVMMFGRDKQKIQKSEGSSNSGSSYLFPSLQLLNIPPKEYVDDVDWLREQTELLNVTLENFNVKARVVHVTQGPAVTRLEVQPEPGVKVNKITNLTDDIKLSLSAKDIRIEAPIPGKNRIGIEVPNRHSKMVYLREILRSAEFRNNPSPLTAALGLDISGQAVVTDLKKMPHGLIAGATGSGKSVCINTILVSLLYKASPHEVKLLLIDPKMVELAPYHNVPHLVSPVITDVKAATGALKWAVEEMERRYELFAHAGARDISRYNELAAKHNSGEHMPYLVIVIDELADLMMAAPADVEEAICRIAQKARACGIHLIVATQRPSVDVITGLIKSNIPTRIAFSVSSQVDSRTIIDSAGAEKLLGKGDMLFLENGTSKAVRIQGNFVSDEEIERVVNHAKKHMKPVFLFEQEELMKKSSIESEEDELLLEACEYVVDQGGASASSLQRRFRIGYNRAARLMDMMEKQGIISEARGSKPREVLISEQDLETIQESGM